From Methylovorus glucosotrophus:
CGTGGGAGGGGGTGTCTTGTCTTTTTTGAAAAAATCGAACATACGCTTCAACTAGAATTTCGCCTTATTTTAGTCGTATTCGGCCGCCCATGCACGAATCTATTCACGCCATCGCACCGCGAAACTAAGTGATTGGTCATGGGTCAGACGCCTGTACGTTGCATAGCCCACGGCACTGCTGGCTTGAAAGTTGATCGGGCCGTCAGGCGCCTTGGCTATAATGATGCTGAAGAGCAAGGAACGTTACCGCGCGAGGGGATGCTGCCAGGCATGCACCGCGGGGTGTGGTTGCTGCTCTAATCAAAGGAGAACAATAAGGTGTTGAGTCGCAAATTAGTCAGGATCGTCATGCTGCTGGGCCTGGTGCCCAGTGTCACATTACCCGGCGTAGCCGCCGCAGAAACCCAGGAATTCAAGCTCAGCAATGGCCTGCGTCTGATCGTGCAGGAAGATCATCGCTCCCCGGTCGTGGTGTCGCAGGTGTGGTATCGCGCTGGCAGTATTGATGAAGTGAACGGCAAGACCGGCGTGGCCCACTTGCTGGAACACATGATGTTCAAAGGCACCAAGAACGTAAAGCCAGGCCAGTTCTCCCGCCTGGTGGCCGCAGCCGGTGGCCGTGAAAATGCCTTTACCAGCCGCGATTACACCGCCTATTACCAGCAGCTGGAAAAATCCAAGCTGCCACTGTCATTCAAGCTTGAATCCGACCGCATGGCCAATCTGCAATTGACCAAGGAAGAGTTCTCCAAGGAAATCAAGGTGGTGATGGAAGAGCGCCGCTGGCGCACGGAAGACAAGCCGCAATCCACCGTGGCGGAGCAATATCAGTCTGTGGTGTTTCAGGCGCACCCCTATGCCCGCCCGGTGGTGGGCTGGATGAATGACCTCGAAAACATGACCGTGGAAGATGCACGCGAGTGGTACAACAACTGGTATGCCCCCAACAATGCGACCGTAGTCGTGGTCGGTGATGTGAAGGCACAGGAAGTCTACAAGCTGGCCCAGCAATATTTTGGCCCGCTGAAGCCGCGCAAATTGCCCGTGCGCAAGCCGCAGCTGGAACCCGCACAAAAAGGTGAGCGTCGTCTGATCGTCAAGGCGCCCGCCCGCTTGCCTTATGTGCTGATGGGCTACCATGTGCCGGCCCTGCGGGATCCGGTCAATGACTGGGAACCCTACGCGCTGGAGATACTGGCCGGTGTGCTGGATGGCAATGCCTCGGCCCGCCTGACGCAGAATCTGGTGCGCAACCAGCAGATCGCCGTGGATGTGGGCGCAGGCTATGACCTTACCCAGCGCGGTGCGACCAGCCTGTTTGAGCTGGATGGCTCGCCCAGTGAAGGCAAGACCGCCGCTGACATTGAGGCTGCGCTATTGCAGCAGATCGAGGATATCAAGCAATCCGGTGTCACCGAGGATGAGCTGAACCGCGTCAAGGCGCAGGTGATTGCGGCGGATGTGTACCAACGCGATTCCATGTTCAACCAGGCCATGCAGATTGGCCAGCTTGAAACCATCGGTTTCTCATGGCGCTTTCTCAAGGATTACCCCGAGAAGCTGAAGCAGGTGACACCGCAGCAGGTGCAGGAAGTGGCGCGCAAATATCTCACGCGTGACAACCTCACCGTGGCGACGCTGGATCCGCAGCCGATTGATCCTAACGCCAAGCCCAAGGGCCGGCCCAGCGATCATTAATCCCGGCAACCGGGCAGGGCCGAGCGTCTTGCCCAGACACTGAACTTACGGAATTCAAAGGTAACCCCATGTTGATCAAAAAACTTTACGCAAAATGCCTGACAGGCATGGCCGCCGTGCTGTTGAGCGTATCTGCCCAGGCGGCGGTGAATATCCAGCAATGGAAAACCGCCAATGGCGCCGATGTTTACTTTGTTGAAAATCACGATTTGCCCATCATTGATCTCAGCGTCAATTTTGCAGCGGGCAGCGCACGCGATGTGGCCGATAAATCCGGCCTGGCAGGCATGACGCGCTATCTGATGACCCTGGGCGCGGCCGGGATGAGCGATGAGGAAATCTCGCGCAAGATGGCCGATGTCGGGGCCATCATGGGTGGCGAGCTGGATGCAGA
This genomic window contains:
- a CDS encoding M16 family metallopeptidase is translated as MLLGLVPSVTLPGVAAAETQEFKLSNGLRLIVQEDHRSPVVVSQVWYRAGSIDEVNGKTGVAHLLEHMMFKGTKNVKPGQFSRLVAAAGGRENAFTSRDYTAYYQQLEKSKLPLSFKLESDRMANLQLTKEEFSKEIKVVMEERRWRTEDKPQSTVAEQYQSVVFQAHPYARPVVGWMNDLENMTVEDAREWYNNWYAPNNATVVVVGDVKAQEVYKLAQQYFGPLKPRKLPVRKPQLEPAQKGERRLIVKAPARLPYVLMGYHVPALRDPVNDWEPYALEILAGVLDGNASARLTQNLVRNQQIAVDVGAGYDLTQRGATSLFELDGSPSEGKTAADIEAALLQQIEDIKQSGVTEDELNRVKAQVIAADVYQRDSMFNQAMQIGQLETIGFSWRFLKDYPEKLKQVTPQQVQEVARKYLTRDNLTVATLDPQPIDPNAKPKGRPSDH